From Kitasatospora sp. MAP12-44:
CAGCAGCCAGGGCAGGAAGAACACGGTCGCGGTGATGACGACGGCCGAGGGCAGCCACCCGGTGAACAGCCACACCAGAGTGAACGCGCAGACGGCGGTGATCGCCTGGATGCGCAGGCGCCGCCTGGCCCGGGGCGGACGTGTGCCGCCGGCCCGGGCCAGGCGGGAGCGGGGCCTGGGGGGCGGGGCGGTGGTGCCGCGCAGGCCGGCGACCAGCCCGAGTCCGCCGATCAGCAGGCACACTCCGCCGAACGCGGCGATCAGGGCACCCATCACCGCACCGCCCTAAGGAGGCTGAGAGGGGCGGCCCAGGCGCCGTCGGTGGTGAGCCAGCCGGGGTCGAAGCCGACGTCGCGCAGGTCGTCCAGGCAGGCCGGCATCACGCCGGTCGGCACCGCCCGCAGCTCACCGCTGCCGGGGCGCGGGGCGAAAAGCCGGTTGTAGGCGGGGGCGCCGCGCTCGCCTACGCCGGTGACCTCCAGGACGTGCTGGACGAATCGGTGGCGGCTGCCGCCGCGGCCGGTCTCGTCCACCATGCCGATGTGCACTACCAGGTCGAGCGCGTTGGCCGCCATCAGGTAGGCCAGCTCCTGGGTCATCCCGGCGCTGCCGTGCTCCAGGCACAGCTGCGCGATTCGGGCGAAGATGGCGTCGGGCTTGCGGACGTGGATGGTGCACAGCGAGCCGCCCTCACCACCGGACATGGCCTGCAGCATCGGCACGATCTCCCGGGAGCGGACCTCGCCGACGATCATCTTGCGCAGGTTCATCCGCAGCGCCGGCGGGATCAGGTCGGCGATCGAGACCGCGCCGACCTCCCGGCCATCCGGGCCCCGCTCGCCGTTGCCCTCCCGTGCCTCCATCGGGACGACCTGGCGCAGGTGCCCGGACTTGTGCAGGTAGAGCTCGGACTCGGTCTCGAAGGTCCCGATCCGCTCGTCGGGGTCGATCTCGCGCGCCAGCGCGATCAGCAGCGTGGTCTTCCCAACGCCCTGCGTGCCGGACACCATGATGTTCTTGCCCGCGCGGATCGCCGAGCGCAGCAGGGCGAGCAGCGCGGTGTCGATGGTGCCGAGCTCGACCAGGCCCTCCAGCGTGATGTCCCGGATCCGCTGGCGGCGGATGTTCACATACGGGCGCGGGGTGACCTGCGTCATCACCTGCAGGCGGAAGCCGCCCTCCAACGCCAGCGCCAGGTTGGGCCGGGAGTTGGACAGCGAGCGCTCACCCTGGCCGTGGCGGCGGGCCAGCAGCTGCAGGAACTCCACGAGCTCGCCGTCGCTGTCGGCGACCGCCTCCAGGCGCCGGCGCGGCTTGGAGGCATAGTCCGCCCACACGTCGTCGCAGCCGTTGATCATCAGGTTCTCCAGATCCGGATCGTCCAGATGCGGCTGGATCCGGCCCAGCCGGAACTGCGAGTCGAAGACCGCCCGCAACAGCGACCGCTCGTCGGCCGCCGTGGGCGAGACCTGACGGGCCGTCGCGTAGTCCGCAGCCCACCGGGCGACCAGGTCGTTGATCAGCGCCAGGCCCAGCTGCTCGGCGTGCTCAGCAGGCATCTCGCTGCCACGGCTCTCCTTGTACGCCTGGAACTCGGGCGCGAGACGATCCGCGAGCTCGCGCCGCAACGCCCGCACCTCGGACCACTCCCACCGGGCGACCCGCCCCGCGACGGCGTGCCCCGCCCCAGGTGCGCCGGCGCTCGCCCACGGAGCCTGCGGCTGCGCCGGCATCGTGAGGGACTCGGGCACCGCCGTGGGCGCGGTGGGTGCCGTCGAATACAGGGGCCTACCGCGAACCGCCACCAACGATCACCCCCCGACCGCCGGCAGGGAGCGACAGGAGATCGCGGCGCTCCCCAGCAAGTTGCTGCAGCCGCGTCCCCATCACCGCAGCCTGGCGAAGCAGCGGCGAGCGGCCGAACGCCTTGCCGCCCGCACCGCCGTGGGTCAGCACCCTCGCCGCCCCAGGGTCGTACGGCAAGACTCGCCAGCACCGGCAGCTGCAGGTGCTCGGCGATGTCCCGCTGCGCGTACGGACCCTCCGTGATCAGGACCAACCCCAGCCCGCTGCCCGCACGCGCGCCGACGCTCTCACGCAGCCCCGCGATGCGCGGCCGCGCCGCAGCAGCCGCCCGCAGCGTCCCGCGCACCACGACGGCCACCACGTCCGCCGACCGCGCCAGCACGCCGGCTGGACCCGAAGCACCGGACCGTCCCAGATCCACCAGGACGTCCACTCCTGCCTCCCGGTGCCAAGCCCCGAACAGCGTCGCCAAATGCGGCCACGTCTGCTGCAGCCCGGCCGCCTGCGCTGGGCTCCTGAGCCCCGGCAGCAGCAGCCGGTCGGCGGCCGCCTCGGGCACCGACAGGTTGATCAGCTGCTCCCACAGCCCAGCCTCCAGGCGGCCCAGGCGGTCCGCGACCTGGAGGTTCGCCAGCCCGTGCTCGCCCGGCACACGGCCCTCGAGATACCCGGCGATGACCGATCCACCGTCGGGGTCGCACTCGGCCAGCACTGCGCGCCGACCCGGCACCAGCGGCCAACTGAGCAGCGCGGCCAAGGCGGTTGTGGTCACACCTGGCGCGCCGGGGGAGCCGACGAACGCGATCACCGCCATGTCATCCCCCTGCCGGCAGCTGAAGGAAGGCGACCTCGCCCCGTGCGGCCCACCGCGCGAGCGTCGGCCCGTCCATCGCGGTCACGGCGACATCGACGACGATGTCGCCGGCGTTGTCGGGCTTGCCGACCCGCACCACCCCCGCCGCCATCGGCGCTTCCGGGGCCTGCGCTGTGCCCGTGCTGCCGTCCTTGGGCGTGTGGACCAGCTGGAGCCTCTGTCCGGGGGTGAACGGGGTCGCGGGAAACTGGGCAGGTGCCAGCGCGATGGAGGCAAGTTGCTGCCCGGACGTCATCAACGGGCTGCTGGTGACAGCCTGTTCGCTCAGCAGCGTGCCGGCGGGGAGAGAGGTCACGGCGCGTTTGCCGATAACCTTGGCCAGGTCCTGGCTGGGCACAGGCTTGAGGAGCGGATCGGAGGCGATCCTCGCCTCCACCAGGTCATCCGCGGTGATCGTCGCACCCGCCGGGACGTCCCGAGCCACCGCCAGCACCCCGATCCGCTGCCCGGTGGCCACGTACTGGTAGGCACCCGCGAGGGAGCCGACCGCGATCAGGGCGATGGAAGCCGCGATCATCGCCGGTCGCCTTCGACGCACCGGCAGTTGACGCACTGCCGGTGCTGCCGGCAGGGGAGAGGCGGCGGGCTGCTCCGGGGCGCGTGGAACTCTGTTGATCGTGCTCATCAGGTCCTTCTCGTCATGGTTCGACGACCGCTTGGGCCTCCGCGATCGCCACGTCGGCGCCGGAGGTGCGGGTGAGGGCGAACTGCCCCTGCCGGCCGCCGCCTGTCCAGTCGACCGTCCAGGCTGCGGTCGCGGTGATGTGGAACTGTGCGTGCGGCTGGTTCGCCGAGGTGTTGGTGTAGGTGTAGCCGCAGTCGGGCGAAGCGTGTCCGCCGTAGGAGGCGTTGTACGGGGTGCCGGCTGAGCTGCAGGTGACGGTGTGTCCGTCTCCCATGGTCCAGGCCATGCTGGTGACGTGCGCGGTTGCTGTCACGCTGTCCCCGCCTGCGTCGGCTGTGGCGGTGTTCGGCCCCCAGGTGGTGGGGGACACGGTGGCCCACATCCACACCGGCATGCCGATCAGCCCGGTGGAACCGGAGTTCGGCGCCGTGGTGATGGCCGGATCGGCGAGGAGCATCTTGTCCACGGCCTGGTGGGCCAGGCCGACGAGGTCCACACCGCCGCCGTAGCCCTGCGGAGGGTCTTTTGACCAATGATCTGGAGCGGCGGTGATACCTCCAGCAGCATCCAGGCAGGTGCGGGAGTAGACGGCTCCGTCGTCCGGGCTGTGGCCCTGCCACAGGGGGTCGCCAGCTGGTGGTTGAGGGCTCGCGGGCTGCCAGTAGCAGCCGTCGTTTCCGTTGAACCAGCCGAGGTCCAGGACGGAGCAGGGGTGCTGGACCCCGTTCCAGGAGCAGTCAGGCTCATGGTCCGTGCTATCGGCCGGGGTGGCGCCGGCAGCAGTGGACGGTGGCGCGAAGGTCTGTACACCGACGCAGACGAACTTGCTGGCGCACGGCGCGACGTCGGCCTCGGCAGAGCACGGCTGGAGCAGGCTGATAGCGCACAGGAGGCTGAGAGAGACGCCCGACGCGAGCGGTGGCAAGTGGCGCCTCAGCACGGACGGCTCATGTCGGAGTCGACCTCCGAGATCATCCAGTCGGAGCCGACCGTGCGCGCTGTGGCCGTGACGGTGTACCGGAGCACTGGGTTGGTGACGGGCCGTGCGGCGCCCGTCTTCGTGTCGACCGGCGTCCATCCGCTGATGTCCAGGCAGTCGCTGAGCGTGGCCTGCTTGGGAGACTTGTCGAGCTCGATCGTTGTCACCGTCGGGCTGATCTTCGGCGAGCCCGTGAGGACGATCCCGGCGGTCTTGTTGTTGTAGACGTCCGCGCG
This genomic window contains:
- a CDS encoding SAF domain-containing protein — its product is MIAASIALIAVGSLAGAYQYVATGQRIGVLAVARDVPAGATITADDLVEARIASDPLLKPVPSQDLAKVIGKRAVTSLPAGTLLSEQAVTSSPLMTSGQQLASIALAPAQFPATPFTPGQRLQLVHTPKDGSTGTAQAPEAPMAAGVVRVGKPDNAGDIVVDVAVTAMDGPTLARWAARGEVAFLQLPAGG
- a CDS encoding ATP/GTP-binding protein, giving the protein MDLVGLAHQAVDKMLLADPAITTAPNSGSTGLIGMPVWMWATVSPTTWGPNTATADAGGDSVTATAHVTSMAWTMGDGHTVTCSSAGTPYNASYGGHASPDCGYTYTNTSANQPHAQFHITATAAWTVDWTGGGRQGQFALTRTSGADVAIAEAQAVVEP
- a CDS encoding CpaF/VirB11 family protein; this translates as MPESLTMPAQPQAPWASAGAPGAGHAVAGRVARWEWSEVRALRRELADRLAPEFQAYKESRGSEMPAEHAEQLGLALINDLVARWAADYATARQVSPTAADERSLLRAVFDSQFRLGRIQPHLDDPDLENLMINGCDDVWADYASKPRRRLEAVADSDGELVEFLQLLARRHGQGERSLSNSRPNLALALEGGFRLQVMTQVTPRPYVNIRRQRIRDITLEGLVELGTIDTALLALLRSAIRAGKNIMVSGTQGVGKTTLLIALAREIDPDERIGTFETESELYLHKSGHLRQVVPMEAREGNGERGPDGREVGAVSIADLIPPALRMNLRKMIVGEVRSREIVPMLQAMSGGEGGSLCTIHVRKPDAIFARIAQLCLEHGSAGMTQELAYLMAANALDLVVHIGMVDETGRGGSRHRFVQHVLEVTGVGERGAPAYNRLFAPRPGSGELRAVPTGVMPACLDDLRDVGFDPGWLTTDGAWAAPLSLLRAVR